The Triticum urartu cultivar G1812 chromosome 6, Tu2.1, whole genome shotgun sequence genome includes the window GCACTAGCAGCACAGGCCCTTTTCTCGTTTACTTTTTTTATATTGGCCTGGCCAATGGCCCAGCAGAGCGGTAGGAAGTGGGCTGCGTTCCAGGCCAGTTTTTTCTTTCTCATTGGGAAATTTCCCACGCCGGCCTGGCCAATGGCCCAGCAAGAGGGGTAGGAAGTGGGCTGCGCCCCAGGCCAGTTTTTTGTCTCTCTAGATATATAGGCTGGGAAATTTCCCACGCCCAGGCCATTACCTGGGCTGCTTGGGGCCCAGATCCGCCCATGACTATGAGGATACTTTCAGTCCAGTTGTTAAAGTTACTACTATCCGTCTTGTATTGTCTATTGCTGTATCCAGAGGATGGAGTCTCAAGCAGCTAGATGTGCAGAATgcgtttcttcatggtgttcGGAAAGATGAAGTGTATATGAAGCAACCTCATGGGTTTGAATATAAGAACAAACCATATCATGTGTGCAGGCTTGATAAATCTCTCTATGGACTGAAACAAGCCCCTAGAGCATGTTACTCTCGCCTAAGTACAAAGTTGCAACAACCTGGTTTCGTCCCTTCAAAATCTGACACTTCACGTTCATTTACAATAAGTCGCATATGCCTCCGTGCTTATTTATGTTAATGCCATCATTGTTACAAGTTTCTCAATGAAGTAGTGATAGCTCTTTTGTTAGATTTGAACTTAGAATTCGATCTCAAGGATTTGGGAGGTTTGCATTTCTTCTTTGGTATTGAAGTACAGAGAAGGTGGTCTTCATCTTTCTCAAGAAAAATATGCAATGATCTCTTAAGGAGAGTTGGGTTGCAGAATGTAAACCTTCACCAACACCATTGTCTAGTTCAGAAAAACTCTCTCTCACCGAAGGAGAACTTTTGAGTCAGGAGGATGCCACTAAATACAAAAGCTTGGTAGGTGCACTACAATATTTGACCCTTACtagacctgacatctctttttcAGTCAATAAAGTTTGTCAGTTTCTTTATGCACCCATGACTACTCACTGGAGTGCCGCAAAACGCATATTAAGGTATGTGAAAGACACTTTGAGTGTTGGTTTGACCTTCAGCAAGTCCTCATCCACTCTTGTGAGTGCTTTCTCTGATTTTGACTAGGCAGGTTGTCTGGATGACAAAAGGTCAACTGAAGGTTTAGCAGTTTTCTTTGGTCCTAACTTAGTCTCATGGTGTGCAAAGAAACAGGCTACAATTTCAAGGTCAAGTACTGAGGCAGAGTATAAGGCATTGTCAAATGCAACGGCAGAAATTATTTTGGTAAAGGCCATTCTTAAGGAACTTGGTCTTCATCACACACAAACTCCTTGTCTTTGGTGTGACAACATTGGTGCTACATATTTAGCTGCTAATCCTATGTTTCATGCAAGAACCAAGGATATTGAGATAGAATATCATTTTGTCAGAGAACGAGTTGCAAACAAGGAACTGGACATTTGTTTTGTACACTCGAAAGATCAAGTTGCGGATGGATTCATGAAAGCTTTGGCTACAAGATCATTTGAAGAGTTTAGACGTAATCTCAACTTGCAGAGTCTAGATTAAGGGAAGGTGTTAAACATGTAATGTTGTGGGGCCGACCAAGTGTCTTGGGCGCTACTTCTAGGAGATAGATGTAGGCTTTATTATGTTAGAGTTTGCATCTATCTCAACTCCCCAACCGCCTGTAATTCTCCTACGGTTAGTCCCATAATTGTACGCATGTAATTCTCTCGAGAGGATCTTCTCTCGCTACTCTATATAACAACGCGGGCTCCTCTAGGGGGTTGAGACGCTTCATCGATACTTCACAATTGTTACCTACCAGGCAATAATAAGCAGGTGTGATACTATGCGAGCCATATAGCACCACTATATATTTGACAAGTATGAAGAGCTAGTGCGGGAATAAGAGATGTTGGGAAAGAAGTATCTCTGTGTGCGCAAAGTTAGGCAACAACAATCTTCTATAACAGGATCAACCGGAGGGACTACATGCATCACAGAGCATGCTGATGCAACAGACCGTAGCACTGTTGTCGACCGCTGCGTCACCTTCTCAGATGAACCTGCACAGCCACCACCGCCACGAAGCGTTGCCACTCGTGTCGCCCCTGCCTCGCCCGGGCGCATCGACCTCAGCACGGCTCTGCGCGTTGTGCTGGCGCCGCCCGCCTCCATGTGTGTACTCTGGCCTCCGGTCGTTCAGCACCGGTGGCATGTGCCTCCATTTTATTCACCGTCAAGCCTAATAAAATCCAGAAATTCAAGAAACTTAAAGAATGCGAAAAGAGGAATCTGTGGTTGCGGTTTTTTTTAAAAGAGTTCCCAAACTTTTTTGGAAATTAAGTTGGTCATTCCTAATCATTCAAAAAGTTGTGAAAACCCCACTATAGTTTATGGATTTTCCAATAACTTAGGGGTATTTGACATCCAGAATTCATATTTACACCGTGTTTATTTTTATAACGACATGTAGGAATTCGTACTATACATTCCATGATTATCagtagtttattgctattttttctttgtaTTATTGTTTTCTTGCGCGCAAATCACTAAAATTTATGTATGCATGCATATAAAATTACTGAGATAATCTTGGGAAATTTTACATTGCTCTACACATATTGCCGGTAGTAAACTCATTGATATAGAAAATAGATGAGTACATTAACTCGCAATGGTTGTAAGTATCGTGATTCTTGCTTCGACATGATAACTTTGCTAAGACTACATCAAAGTTGTAGGCTTGTGTGTTCACAATAAATGACCCGTAACAATTCTCTAGGAAAGACCTCATACTATTTGGATCATAAGATGTCACATGCCCGAATCACTCACGGAGAATTAATGGAGATGATGGTGCCAATAGGACTTTGTATTGCACTAAGGGACCCTTTTGATGCACCTCATGCCAGTCAGTCCTCTAAGCCACTAGCAAGCCGGCAAGATACCAACAAGAATCTCTCGGGCAATGCGATTAGACATTCTATTCATGAAAATAGAGGTAAAAGGAAAGCAACCTACACCAAGCATGACAAAATCTTGCATTGGTCTCAAGAATAGGAAAGCATGGCTTGATAAACCATATGGTGTATAATGTCTATCTTGCAATGAGTATGGCAATTGAGACATTGGTAAAACAAATAGATCATGAACTCGTAGAGCTAAGCAAAGTGCATAAACCACACATGGTCAGGAGTCCTCGGTGCACCAAAGAATATGTGGTCCCAATAACAGGAAATGAAACCACCATCCTGGATGTTGTTGTAGTAAAAAAAAACTATTAAGGCTGTGTAAAAGCAACAATTACATATATGGTTGATCAAGAAAAAAAACAACCATGAAGGACTGACCTACACTCCATTAGAAGAGAAGATTGGAAAATTCACACTAGAACTAGAAGGTCTACTTATACTTGCTAATACAGATATTCATGGGGAAAATCTCTGATGAAATTGAAGAAAATGAATTTGAGTTATACAATGTAGCCCTGTCAATAAGGAACAGGAAATGGAATAGGATTGAAAAATGGTCAGGTTAGTCTCTTCATTTTTTTTGTTCTTATGGTCATTTTAGGCAGTGCTAACTCATATGGTTGTAGATATGAAAATTGATATTGTATTTCAATAGAGGAACAACAATTGGCACTGCCTAAATAGTATACTAAAATGCCATTTTAATAATGATCAAAACTATTGCAATCAATTGATCAACTGTTTCTTTCCAGGTCGAAACTAATGCTATAGAAACATAACATATTTGCAATATTAATTCTAACCGTCGATCGATATCTAGGTACTCCCTCTTTCCATCTATACaaggcctaatgcgtttttcaagacTAACTTTGACCAtatgttagagcaataatatataaCATGCAAGTGACACAAAACATACTGCCAAATTCATTTTCATATTATGTACATCTTATATGCCATGAATCTTGTCAATAGTCCAAGGCAATCTCGAAAAATGATATATGGTTGCTAAGGCCTACATCATTTGCACTTTGATTACATGCATTCACTGTGTTTGTCCTTATGGTCAGATGCTAGCATGTCTTTTTGGGAAGCGCTAGGAGTCATAATACTGATTTATTGTTTCCCATCAAACCATTTGGTGGTCATTGGACTTGAAGCATAATATGTGTATGCTTTCTTCTTAGCAGTCTATTAGATTTCTTCTTAACAGACTGCTTTTGTTACTTGCTTCTAGCCGTAACTGCTACCATAATGGACCGCTAGTAAGGTCTTCTTTTTTAAAATCTAGCTTTATTCAATTAACCAACGCTTACACCATTGGCATGTTTTCCGAGTGAGCAAGTAGGGGGatcatcatccagagtacaagaTATAATGTTTATTTAGATAACTAAAGCTAGCTAACTCATGGGCAAGACCATTAACTTCTCTCGAGCAATGCTTGTATTCAACAATCCCGATTTGTATCGTTGTGTCCACAAAATCCAAATAAATCGCTGCCACCGAGTCCCACCACCGTGATTGGTGTTTATAGAAATTGATCGCCCCCATGGAGTTAGATTCTGCCTGTAATTTATTGATTTCAAGGAGGTTTCCAAAGTGGAGTCCATCCTTCATGGCTAGTGAATCCATGTTAGCATTCGTATATGATTATTTTCTTGAGCCATGGCTCACCTCTACAGCAGCCCAATCTAGGAGAAAATAAAGCAAACACGGATGACAAAAGTGCGAAGGTGTTCTTGGGCCTAGAATAGCACTTTTCATTTTATTCATTTTTCATGCCAAGTTCAACGAGGGCTCCTCTTCAGCGCCTCTAGCGCAACTTGGAAACCTGGCGCTCACGCGCCTGATTGGCTGGGCCGGCCCAAACAGCGGGTGCCCACTTGGTTCGTCCGCTCAGCCCACAGTTCACCGTTGACCTGACTGCTGACTTTTTTGAAACAAGTTCACATAGAAAAGTGTGCGGATTTGAAAAATGTTTGCtgaatttcaaaaaaattgaCACATTTAAAAAAAATTTATAAATTCATACAAAGTTCACAAACTTGGATAAAAAGTTTATGCATTTGAAAAAAATGCTCATAAAGTTGAATTTTTTGTCGATTTAAAAAATATTCACGAATTTGAAAATGTTTATGAATtaaaaaaagaaaaccaaaaacccaaaagaAAATGAACACCCGAACACTATTAGATAGTATTAGAGTTTACATAGCCCCGGGGCTCCAGAAACCTAACATGATGGCCTGGATCAAGAACTATAGAGTTTTTGCAATATTGTGAGCATCCAAGTTTGCTTCACGATGCTCATGACGAAGAAGAATAGCCTCTGATCCCATCTTGAATCGTCTGTTGTCCTCGATGGTCATGGCGTTAATGCCCGGGGTTCCTCCTTCTAGGCTTTGGATGACGCCCTTGCAATTTAACGCGATCACAGCCTCTGAGATGTGGAGATCCTGCCGGAAGCTACcaaaacaagaaaaaaccagCGGTTATATagtttacatgggccggcccatttgtTCGCGGGAGGTGTGCGCATATGCCATTAAACGGCGCCATAAACGCCGAATAGGAGTTGGGAAGTCCAGCTGAGCTGCCGTTTATACAACAGACGCGTTTGCAGCAGGTCCGAATCGACCGTTGCCATTTCTTTCTTTATTCAAACCGCACACGATTTCCACCTCGTCTCCCCCCTTTCCGACCGTTGCGAAATCTCCCTCGAGAAGAACTCAAATTCGCCCCCCATCGCATCCCGCTCCCCACTCCCCCCCTCATCCTCTTCGTCTCCCAGAGCTCGAGAATCTGAGAAGCCCAGCGCAAGCGGCGGACCAGCAGGGCATCCCGCGATGGTGTCGAGGACGCCCACGAAGGCGCCGGCGGCCAGGCCCGGCACCGGCACCGGCAGCCCCGCGAAGCCGTCGCCGTCGCCGACCCCGGCGGCGAGGCGCCGCCAGGCCCTTCGCGGGGGCCGCCGCCCGTCCTCCACGAAGCGGAGGGCGTCCCCGCTCAAGTCCCTCGcggccgcccccgccgccgtggcctcctccttcggccgctccgtgcgcttctgccgccgccgcctcatcAAGGTCTTCGCCCGCCTCGCCGTCCTCGGCTCCCCGTCCAAGCGCAGGGCCGGGGCCACGGGGTTCCAGCGCCTCCGCTCCTCCTCGCCCCCGCCCACGCCGCACTTCTCGCCCCGCGCTCAGCGGCCCGGCAGGGTCCACGCCGCCGCGCTCCCGCCGCCGTCGGATCCGGAAAAGAAGACCCTTTTTCTGGACCTCGACGAGACGCTCATCCACTCCCAGACCGACCCGGCGCCGGCGCGCTACGACTTCACCGTGCGGCCGGTCATCTGCGGCAAGGCGGTCACCTTCTACGTCTGCAAGCGCCCGGGCGTCGACGACTTTCTCCGCGCGGCGGCGGAGGCCTTCGAGGTCGTCATCTTCACCGCGGGGCTGGAGCAGTACGCCTCGCTCGTGCTCGACCGCCTCGACCCCACGGGCGCGCTGATCGCGCACCGCCTGTACCGCAGCGCCTGCCGAGACGACGGCGACGGCAGGCTCGTCAAGGACCTGTCGGCCACTGGCCGGGCTCCGGACTGCGCCATCATCGTCGACGACAACCCAAACGCCTACTCCCTGCAGCCAGAGAACGCCCTCCCGGTGGCGCCCTTCATCGACGATGCCAATGACCAGGAGCTGGAGAAGGTCATGCGATTCTTGGACGCCGCCGCAGGGTTCGACGATACCAGGGAGGCCATCAGGTACTACAAGGATCTCGTCACAGAGAAGTGAGCCGAGCGCCCGTGGCGCCGGCGAGGAGATGGTGGTTGAAAATTTCCCCTTCTTGGGTCTTCCTGAATATTGGTGAACTGGTTAGCAGATGGTGGTGAGCATTGATCTTTCAGAATCTTCCTGAATGCAGTTTGTTAAATATTTCTATGTGGTTCAATGAAACTGAAACTGGAATGTGCATTGAAGATGAAATTGTGCAATATCAAGAATCTTCCTGAATACAGTTTGTTAAATATTTTTATGTGGTTCAATGAAGCTGAAACTGGAATGTGCATTGAAAATGAAATTGTGCAATATCAAGAATTCCTTTGTCGGGTAGTATGGTGACTGGTGAGCATTGATCTTTCAGGATCTTCTTGAATGCAGATTGTTAAATATGTTCATGTGGTTCAAACGAAACTGAAACTGGAATCGGTTTGAAGATGAAGTTATGCAAAACTCGTTCCGCACACTTTCCAAATGATAACAACCCAGTTCACTACTACACCTAACAAAGAAGGAATTACTACAAGCCATGGTGGTTTGGGAACAGGGGGCAACACGAGGCCGAAGCCTTCCGATCCACAAGCGACCCTCGTTCCCCTTCGCCACCTCTGTTTTTTTTCAAGTGCTCGCTACCTCTGTTCTGTTTGTAGTTACTCACCTCTCAGAACGACTTCCTGTGAACTGAAAATCTCTCACCTATACATCACGCTGCAATCCTGTACTTTTTTTGTGTTCCTTTGTTTTTCTAACTTGTACTGTATATCGGACGGGGCATAGGCCCAATTGTGTCGGCCAATTGACCTGCCCAGACGTAGGGTTTAGCTTGGGTTGAACCGGACTTGTGCGCACGACCCAAAGCGTTGTAGCTTCCAAGTTTTTGTTACTTCCACTACTTTTTACTAGCATTATCGTAGACATCGCATCATATAGATTCAAAGTTTTACTGTTATCATAGACGCTGCCTTTTTAGTGACGCTACTGACACTAAGATTTTTTTTTTCGAAAAGAAGGTcaccccggcctctgcatcagaatgatgcatacggccatcttattaaaACAAATAAATAAGGTTCTAACAAGGTCTCAAAGTCTCCAACTGAAAAAAGCTCACTCAGAGCCAAATAGGCTAGAAAGACAAACTAGCCAAATAAGGgacgccacaaccggctggctaaagagagataggtaaactaattgcctatcctattacatgaccgccatccaaaccggttgaagatatcccgagctaccatctcccagcggatagattcagtaaccaaatgctccctggcctccatccgagtgagtagcgaccacgaacggATCAATGCCGTGGCTTGGAAGATAACCTGCACAAAATGAAAGCGTGATGTTCtattaaaaaccaaatcatttctgcaattccagATAGTCCATAGCAAAGTGCATACTCCCACACGAATATGTCTCGCTAAGTCAGGCTCAATCCCATtaagccatgtcccaaataaCGTGTTAACAGAATTTGGTGGAGTAATATTGAAAGCAATGTGGACTGTCCGCCAAAGAACTTTGGCTAACGGGCAATCAAGAAAAAGGTGCTTAATTgtctcatcccgatcacagaaactacacctagtagatcctgtccaattacgctttgtcaggttgtccttggttaaaattacttgtttatggacaaaccacataaacacttttattttcaaAGGAACTTTGACAGCCCAAACATGCTTGGAGGTAGGAATGAAGCTCGAATTGataacatcaatatacattgatttaactgtGAATACTCCAGACCTAGTGAGCTTCCAGCGTAATTCATCGGGTTGTTGGgaaagctgaacctccatcagtCGCCTAACTAGACGGAGCCATTCTTCCCATCGATTGCCCGCTAGCGACCGTCTAAACTGAATATTGAGGGGGATAGATTGAAATATCGTTGCAACGAACACCTCACGACGTTGAACAATATGATATAAAGACAGGTATTGAATGGCCAAGGGTGTCTCTccgagccaagtatcctcccagaaccGTGTACTAGCACCGTTGCCAATAATAAACTTTGTCCTATTAAATAAGGATTGTTTGACTTTCATCAGTCCTTTCCAGAAAGGCGAGTAGGTCGGCCTAACTGTCACTTGTGACAATTTTTTGGTCTGAAGGTACTTGCTACGAAGTATTTGCGCCCACGTGACATCAGTCTCATGGGATAGCTTCCATAGCCACTTACTCAGAAGGCATCTGTTCTTAACTGCGAGATTCTCAATaccaagacccccttggtctttcggtctacaGATGATATCCCATTTAGCTAGCCAGTATTTTCTTTTCAGTTCATCACCCTGCCAAA containing:
- the LOC125513877 gene encoding probable C-terminal domain small phosphatase, giving the protein MVSRTPTKAPAARPGTGTGSPAKPSPSPTPAARRRQALRGGRRPSSTKRRASPLKSLAAAPAAVASSFGRSVRFCRRRLIKVFARLAVLGSPSKRRAGATGFQRLRSSSPPPTPHFSPRAQRPGRVHAAALPPPSDPEKKTLFLDLDETLIHSQTDPAPARYDFTVRPVICGKAVTFYVCKRPGVDDFLRAAAEAFEVVIFTAGLEQYASLVLDRLDPTGALIAHRLYRSACRDDGDGRLVKDLSATGRAPDCAIIVDDNPNAYSLQPENALPVAPFIDDANDQELEKVMRFLDAAAGFDDTREAIRYYKDLVTEK